The proteins below are encoded in one region of Winogradskyella helgolandensis:
- a CDS encoding GNAT family N-acetyltransferase, which translates to MIKIVKASIEHSELIAEIGKIAFLESHGNSASAEDINSFISKTYNKEAISKEFEDVKTQYHMIYFNDKVAGFSKIELSTSNKDITELDITKLDRIYLLKEYYGQNLGSELFDFNIHLSKKQNQKGIWLAVWVDNQRAISFYTKIGFQIVGKYNFKISETRSNPNHIMFLKY; encoded by the coding sequence ATGATTAAAATAGTAAAAGCAAGCATTGAACATTCTGAATTGATTGCCGAAATTGGAAAAATAGCATTTTTAGAATCTCACGGAAACAGCGCATCTGCAGAAGACATTAATAGTTTTATTTCGAAAACTTACAATAAAGAAGCTATATCTAAAGAGTTTGAAGATGTGAAAACTCAATATCATATGATTTATTTTAATGATAAAGTTGCTGGGTTTTCAAAAATTGAATTAAGTACGTCTAACAAAGACATCACTGAATTAGACATCACTAAACTAGACCGAATATATCTTTTAAAAGAATATTATGGCCAAAACTTAGGATCGGAACTATTTGATTTTAATATACATTTATCAAAAAAGCAAAACCAAAAAGGTATTTGGCTAGCAGTTTGGGTAGATAATCAAAGGGCTATAAGTTTTTATACTAAAATAGGATTTCAAATTGTAGGGAAATATAATTTCAAAATATCGGAAACACGGTCAAATCCTAATCATATAATGTTTCTTAAATACTAA
- a CDS encoding sugar kinase, with protein MNQIITFGEVLMRISPRGNKKFMQSNIVEFYFGGTELNVAISIANFGGNVKHISLVSDDFIGDTAVSYIRKFGVSTSSLVRSKRPLGVYFLEVGAVMRPSQISYNRSHSSFSEVLPAMVDWEKAMRKGNWMHWTGITPALTQGAYDTLKEGLIMAKEKGLTVSADPTYRSGLWKYGKNPKETLVDLLQYSNIFIGGINEINEVLGTNYSYANDDFIKASKQLMETFTSIEKVFDKIRTALNASSHKIRARMWNGKEFRETNDLDITHIVDRIGTGDAFAAGLIYGLQHYDDYKAMLFACAACALKHTYEGDVNYSTVDDVVKIIEGNISGRFVR; from the coding sequence ATGAATCAAATTATAACATTCGGTGAAGTTTTAATGCGTATTTCACCAAGAGGGAACAAAAAATTTATGCAATCTAATATTGTAGAATTTTATTTTGGTGGAACGGAATTAAATGTGGCTATTTCAATCGCTAATTTTGGTGGTAATGTTAAACATATTAGTTTGGTTTCGGATGATTTTATTGGTGATACAGCAGTTTCATATATTCGTAAATTTGGTGTTAGCACGTCTTCACTAGTTCGTTCTAAACGACCATTAGGTGTTTACTTTTTAGAAGTTGGAGCTGTAATGCGGCCAAGTCAAATATCTTATAATAGATCGCATTCGTCTTTTTCGGAAGTTTTACCTGCTATGGTAGATTGGGAAAAGGCAATGAGAAAAGGAAATTGGATGCACTGGACAGGTATAACTCCGGCATTAACCCAAGGAGCTTATGACACTTTAAAAGAAGGTTTGATTATGGCCAAGGAGAAAGGATTAACTGTTTCTGCTGATCCAACGTATCGTAGTGGGTTGTGGAAGTATGGAAAAAATCCCAAAGAAACTTTAGTAGATTTATTGCAATATTCTAACATTTTTATTGGTGGTATAAACGAGATAAATGAAGTACTTGGAACTAATTATAGTTATGCTAATGACGATTTTATAAAAGCGAGCAAACAACTTATGGAAACCTTTACTTCTATAGAAAAGGTGTTTGACAAAATTAGAACGGCTTTAAATGCGTCTTCACATAAGATTAGAGCCAGAATGTGGAATGGTAAAGAGTTTAGAGAAACCAATGATTTAGATATTACACATATCGTAGACCGCATTGGTACAGGTGATGCCTTTGCAGCGGGTTTAATCTATGGTTTACAGCATTACGATGATTATAAAGCGATGTTGTTTGCGTGTGCGGCTTGTGCTTTAAAACACACATATGAAGGAGATGTAAATTACAGTACGGTCGATGACGTTGTTAAAATTATTGAAGGTAATATTTCTGGGCGTTTTGTGAGGTAA
- a CDS encoding GNAT family N-acetyltransferase has translation MDFTPIETKRLILRPITEADTLDFYELDSNPEVHLFIGNEPVIKIEESHSMINKILQQYKTNGIGRLAIIEKSTNHFVGWCGLKYEKDYRNQSNYYDLGSRIKEQYWGKGYATEAAISSLEYGFSTLKLAEIGAVANINNNASNVILKKIGMHHAGTFDYNTDVLNWYIMKNPYL, from the coding sequence ATGGATTTTACCCCAATTGAAACTAAGCGTCTCATTTTAAGACCAATCACAGAAGCCGACACATTAGATTTTTATGAATTAGACTCCAACCCAGAGGTTCATCTATTTATTGGAAATGAACCTGTTATAAAAATTGAAGAGTCTCATTCCATGATTAACAAAATCTTGCAACAGTATAAAACAAATGGCATAGGCCGTTTAGCAATCATAGAGAAATCAACAAACCATTTTGTAGGATGGTGTGGCTTAAAATACGAAAAAGATTACAGAAATCAATCGAACTACTATGATTTAGGATCCAGAATAAAAGAACAATATTGGGGAAAAGGCTATGCTACGGAAGCTGCTATTTCTTCATTAGAATATGGCTTTAGCACTTTAAAACTTGCAGAAATTGGTGCCGTTGCAAACATAAATAACAATGCCTCTAACGTTATTTTAAAAAAAATTGGAATGCATCACGCTGGCACGTTTGATTACAACACCGATGTATTGAATTGGTATATCATGAAAAACCCTTATCTATAA
- a CDS encoding energy transducer TonB — MELKKNPKANVGRNSSLFFAVGLNVMLLLTYIGLEHKTYDREAIKIDLLMLDDQFDEDIPITVIDVLPPPPPPQQQVVTEVITIVEDVEDVEESVIQSTEIGQDDTIDDREVGIEDVAVEEIEEDIEVPFALIEKVPQFPGCKGNNAELRACFERKIQEHLQKHFRYPKAAADLNIDGKVYVFFLIDKTGTVTKVKSRGPDQLLETEAERIINLLPKMEPGRQRDMNVGVPYSIPINFKLQLN; from the coding sequence ATGGAACTCAAAAAAAACCCAAAAGCCAATGTAGGTCGAAACAGCAGTTTATTTTTTGCTGTTGGCTTAAACGTAATGTTACTCCTAACATATATAGGATTAGAACATAAGACTTACGATAGAGAAGCCATTAAAATTGATTTGTTAATGTTAGATGATCAATTTGATGAGGACATTCCAATTACAGTTATAGATGTGTTACCTCCTCCACCTCCTCCACAACAACAAGTGGTTACTGAAGTAATTACTATTGTTGAAGATGTTGAAGATGTTGAAGAAAGTGTAATTCAAAGTACAGAAATTGGTCAAGATGATACTATTGATGACCGCGAAGTAGGTATAGAAGATGTTGCTGTTGAGGAAATAGAAGAAGATATTGAAGTACCTTTTGCATTGATTGAAAAAGTACCACAATTTCCGGGCTGTAAAGGTAATAATGCAGAGTTAAGAGCTTGTTTTGAACGAAAAATTCAAGAACATTTACAGAAACATTTTAGATATCCTAAAGCTGCAGCAGATCTTAACATAGATGGTAAGGTATATGTTTTCTTCTTAATAGATAAAACAGGAACGGTTACGAAAGTAAAAAGTAGAGGACCAGACCAACTTTTAGAGACTGAAGCAGAACGTATTATCAATTTACTACCAAAAATGGAACCTGGAAGACAACGTGATATGAATGTAGGTGTACCTTATAGTATTCCAATTAACTTTAAACTACAATTAAATTAA
- a CDS encoding TonB-dependent receptor translates to MKSQRHKQRRNNRNGHSNNLIIIMTLCFTSLAFAQTTISGNVVDHKNTPIYGANVYLEGTYDGATSDENGEFSFSTEERGVQTLIISFLSFETKTIIEDVSKLNNLQVKLREDIESLDAVVISAGTFEAGDNSRVSVLKPLDVVTTASALGDYVGALQTLPGTSNVSEDGRLFVRGGNADETQIFIDGIRVFTPYTPTTNNIPTRGRYSPFLFDGVTFSTGGYSSEFGQALSSVLLLNTIDEPDQNKTDIGIMSLGASLGNTQKWDKSSLSFSASYINLAPYLAVFEDRNEWKKPVSGAQGETVFRQKLNNGMLKFYAAFDATKFEVNQEDINADDGINFKLNNNNFYLNTSYKGVLGNSWTLASGISYTYAKNKIGIETSEIDDTENSAHLKLKLKKRFNSRFKLSFGAEQFITDFNENYKEDMINETYGFNNNITAVFAEADVIFSKKLALKVGLRADYSSIFYKTDIAPRAALAYKSSKNGQFSLAYGNFFQNPNSNILKFEQDLQAQKTSHYILNYQFVNAGKIFRAEAYRKDYDNLIKFDTDYEGFDSDFNTSGNGYAQGLDVFWRDNTSIKAVDYWVSYSYLDTERDYRNYTTAAQPSYATNHNFSVVGKYWINSWKSQVGLAYGFSSGRPYTNPNTNKLLGERTKSYNNLSLNWSYLLDQQKILYVSVNNVLGFKNVNGYQYADLPNLNGQFNKRALTPAADQFFFVGFFWTISQNGTDNQLDSL, encoded by the coding sequence ATGAAATCACAGCGTCACAAACAGAGGAGGAACAATAGAAACGGACATAGTAATAATTTAATCATTATTATGACCTTATGTTTTACATCACTTGCTTTTGCGCAAACTACCATTTCAGGAAACGTAGTAGATCATAAAAATACACCTATTTATGGTGCCAATGTATATCTAGAAGGCACTTACGATGGGGCAACATCAGATGAAAATGGTGAATTTTCATTTTCCACTGAAGAAAGAGGGGTTCAAACATTAATCATTTCCTTTTTGTCTTTTGAAACTAAAACAATAATTGAAGACGTTTCAAAACTGAATAATCTTCAAGTTAAATTACGAGAAGATATTGAGTCTCTAGATGCTGTAGTTATTAGTGCGGGTACTTTTGAAGCTGGGGACAATTCTAGAGTTTCAGTTTTAAAACCTTTAGATGTGGTAACTACAGCAAGTGCTTTGGGTGATTATGTTGGTGCGCTACAAACCTTACCAGGAACCTCTAATGTTTCAGAGGATGGTCGTTTGTTTGTGCGTGGAGGAAATGCGGATGAAACACAAATTTTTATAGATGGTATTCGTGTTTTTACACCGTATACGCCAACAACCAATAACATTCCTACGCGTGGACGCTATTCTCCCTTTTTATTTGATGGTGTTACGTTTTCTACAGGTGGCTATTCTTCGGAATTCGGCCAAGCTTTATCTAGTGTGTTACTTTTAAATACTATTGATGAGCCAGACCAAAATAAAACAGATATTGGGATTATGAGTCTTGGTGCTAGTTTAGGGAATACGCAGAAATGGGACAAGTCGTCCTTAAGTTTTAGTGCAAGTTATATTAATTTGGCTCCCTATTTGGCTGTTTTTGAAGATAGAAATGAGTGGAAAAAACCTGTATCGGGTGCACAAGGTGAAACTGTTTTTAGGCAAAAATTAAATAACGGTATGTTGAAGTTTTATGCTGCTTTTGATGCGACTAAATTTGAAGTCAATCAAGAAGATATAAACGCTGATGATGGTATAAATTTTAAATTGAATAACAATAACTTCTACCTCAACACATCTTATAAAGGTGTTTTAGGAAATAGTTGGACATTAGCATCTGGTATCAGTTATACTTACGCTAAAAATAAAATAGGTATTGAAACCAGCGAAATAGATGATACTGAAAACTCAGCACATTTAAAGTTGAAATTAAAAAAGCGTTTCAATAGTCGATTTAAATTGAGTTTTGGAGCAGAGCAGTTTATTACCGATTTTAATGAGAATTATAAAGAAGACATGATTAACGAAACTTATGGTTTCAATAATAATATTACGGCAGTATTTGCAGAAGCAGATGTGATATTTTCGAAAAAATTAGCTTTAAAAGTTGGATTGAGGGCAGATTATAGTTCTATATTTTATAAAACAGATATTGCACCTAGAGCTGCATTAGCTTATAAAAGTTCTAAAAACGGACAGTTTTCCTTAGCGTATGGTAACTTTTTTCAAAACCCGAATAGCAATATTTTAAAGTTTGAACAAGATTTACAAGCACAAAAAACATCACATTATATTTTGAATTATCAATTTGTAAACGCTGGTAAAATTTTTAGAGCTGAAGCCTACCGAAAAGATTACGATAATTTAATAAAGTTTGATACGGATTATGAGGGATTTGATAGTGATTTTAATACCTCAGGAAATGGTTATGCACAGGGTTTAGACGTATTTTGGCGGGATAATACAAGTATAAAAGCAGTGGATTATTGGGTTAGCTATTCTTATTTAGATACCGAGCGCGATTATAGAAATTATACAACAGCTGCACAGCCAAGTTATGCTACCAATCACAATTTTTCTGTTGTTGGTAAATATTGGATTAACAGTTGGAAAAGTCAGGTTGGTTTGGCATATGGATTTTCTTCAGGTCGTCCCTACACCAATCCTAATACAAATAAGCTATTAGGTGAGCGTACGAAGTCTTATAATAACCTGAGTTTAAATTGGTCTTATTTACTAGATCAACAAAAAATTCTTTATGTCTCGGTAAATAATGTGTTAGGGTTTAAAAATGTAAATGGATATCAATATGCAGATTTACCAAATTTAAATGGTCAATTTAACAAAAGAGCATTAACTCCAGCAGCAGATCAATTCTTTTTTGTAGGTTTCTTTTGGACGATTAGTCAAAATGGAACTGATAATCAATTAGATAGTCTGTAG
- a CDS encoding lysoplasmalogenase — MLSKSEKQFSILFLIIVLIELLTGQIESLENVHYIAKPAIVISLIFLFVKTSESIPKTIKNKTLLALLFSVLGDILLMLVEQSLHFFTLGLVAFLTAHIMYILVFLKHRNLQKSPIGFIALLLVYAASLFYFLNGNLGDMLIPVIIYMLVILGMATSAYLRKDKVNILSYGLVFLGALFFLISDSILALNKFYEPLAYSNISIMVTYALAQYLIVIGILKLKED; from the coding sequence ATGTTATCTAAATCAGAAAAACAATTCAGCATACTCTTCTTAATAATTGTGCTCATCGAACTTTTAACAGGACAAATAGAATCCTTAGAAAACGTTCATTATATCGCAAAACCTGCAATAGTAATCAGTCTTATTTTTTTGTTTGTAAAAACCTCTGAATCAATCCCAAAAACAATAAAAAACAAGACTCTTTTAGCTTTGTTGTTTTCAGTACTCGGAGATATCCTGCTGATGCTTGTAGAACAATCGCTTCACTTTTTTACGTTGGGCTTAGTTGCCTTTTTAACGGCTCACATTATGTATATTCTGGTGTTCTTGAAACATAGAAACCTACAAAAATCACCTATTGGATTTATAGCTTTATTACTCGTCTATGCAGCGAGTTTATTCTATTTTCTAAATGGTAATTTGGGAGATATGTTAATTCCGGTGATAATTTATATGTTGGTTATTTTAGGTATGGCAACGTCAGCTTATTTAAGAAAAGACAAGGTGAACATACTTAGTTACGGACTGGTATTTTTAGGTGCGCTGTTTTTTCTAATTTCGGATAGTATTTTGGCCCTCAATAAATTTTATGAGCCACTCGCCTATTCCAATATTAGTATTATGGTGACGTATGCTTTAGCGCAATACTTAATTGTTATTGGGATTCTAAAACTAAAAGAGGACTAA
- a CDS encoding NAD(P)/FAD-dependent oxidoreductase produces the protein MNIPQSNLPRIVIIGGGFGGVNLVKSLANKNVQVVLIDKRNYHTFQPLLYQVSSSGLEPDSIAYPLRKIIKKHKTTFFRFAQVEQILPESNTIITSIGDLTFDYLVIATGTRTNYFGNDAIKANSMPMKTVPQALDIRSLILQNFEKAAISTSNEEREAYLNFVIVGAGPTGVELAGAIAELKNNILPRDYNDLNPDDMHIHLLEGAERVLPPMSEHASGKASKFLDKLGVKVHCNTFVKHYDGKTVTTNSELKMESETLIWAAGVTGAPIQGLKAEAIIERANRYNVNQFNQVEGYSNIFAIGDIALMSTEVYPKGHPQVAQPAIQQGHLLGKNLLRLIANKPLKPFVYKDKGSMATIGRNKAVVDLKHYKFGGFFAWFIWMFVHLMSLVGFRNRVIVLFNWTYNYINFDKAARLIIRPFKK, from the coding sequence ATGAATATTCCTCAGTCTAACCTACCAAGGATCGTCATAATAGGTGGCGGTTTTGGCGGTGTAAATTTAGTTAAATCTTTAGCTAATAAAAATGTTCAAGTTGTTCTTATAGACAAACGCAATTATCATACTTTTCAACCTTTATTATATCAAGTGTCTAGTTCTGGGTTGGAGCCAGATTCGATTGCGTATCCACTTAGGAAGATTATAAAAAAGCATAAAACTACTTTTTTTCGCTTTGCACAAGTTGAGCAAATTCTACCAGAAAGCAATACGATTATTACTTCTATTGGCGATTTAACTTTTGATTATCTAGTTATTGCCACTGGTACTAGAACCAATTATTTTGGTAATGATGCTATTAAAGCTAATAGTATGCCAATGAAAACGGTGCCTCAAGCATTGGATATACGAAGTCTTATTTTACAGAATTTTGAAAAAGCAGCCATATCAACTTCAAACGAAGAGCGTGAAGCTTATCTCAACTTTGTAATAGTTGGAGCAGGACCAACCGGAGTAGAGTTAGCAGGAGCCATTGCAGAACTTAAAAATAATATTTTACCTAGAGATTATAATGATCTAAATCCTGATGATATGCACATTCATTTATTAGAAGGTGCAGAACGTGTGTTGCCTCCAATGAGTGAACATGCTTCAGGAAAAGCATCGAAGTTTTTAGATAAATTAGGAGTGAAGGTGCATTGTAACACCTTTGTAAAACATTACGATGGTAAAACAGTAACGACGAATTCTGAATTAAAAATGGAATCTGAAACCTTAATTTGGGCTGCAGGTGTAACCGGCGCTCCAATTCAAGGTTTAAAAGCTGAAGCGATAATAGAACGAGCGAATAGGTATAACGTTAATCAATTTAATCAAGTTGAAGGTTATTCCAACATTTTTGCAATTGGCGATATTGCTTTAATGTCTACAGAAGTGTATCCCAAAGGGCATCCTCAAGTAGCACAACCTGCTATTCAGCAAGGTCATTTGCTTGGGAAAAATTTATTGCGACTAATTGCAAATAAACCTTTAAAACCATTTGTATATAAGGATAAAGGTTCTATGGCTACAATTGGCAGAAATAAAGCTGTTGTAGATTTAAAACATTATAAGTTTGGTGGCTTTTTTGCTTGGTTTATATGGATGTTTGTGCACCTAATGTCGTTGGTAGGTTTTAGAAATCGCGTGATTGTATTATTCAACTGGACATACAATTATATCAATTTTGATAAAGCAGCACGACTTATAATCAGACCTTTTAAGAAGTAA
- a CDS encoding RNA polymerase sigma factor, producing the protein MNKELEHSFVEQLQKHQNIVHKVCRLYTNNADAHNDLFQEITIQLWRAYPKFRGDAKFSTWMYRVGLNTAITLYRKSKRSINTQAFDTVQFKIKAEEYDDTEEQQLKLLYEAVHQLNDIEKALVFLYLEDKDYREISATLGITEVNARVKMNRVKKKLKTILNP; encoded by the coding sequence TTGAACAAAGAACTTGAACATAGTTTTGTAGAACAGTTGCAAAAGCATCAGAACATTGTGCATAAGGTGTGTCGTTTATACACTAACAATGCAGATGCTCATAACGACTTGTTCCAAGAAATCACTATACAATTATGGAGAGCTTATCCAAAATTTAGAGGTGATGCTAAATTTAGCACTTGGATGTACAGAGTAGGTTTGAATACCGCTATTACGTTATACAGAAAATCAAAAAGAAGCATAAACACACAAGCATTTGATACTGTACAGTTTAAAATTAAAGCAGAAGAATATGACGATACGGAAGAGCAACAATTAAAACTCTTATATGAAGCAGTACATCAATTAAATGATATTGAAAAAGCCTTAGTTTTCTTGTATTTAGAAGACAAAGACTATAGAGAAATAAGCGCGACTCTAGGTATAACGGAAGTTAATGCACGAGTAAAAATGAATCGTGTTAAAAAGAAATTAAAAACAATATTAAATCCGTAA
- a CDS encoding lysophospholipid acyltransferase family protein: MGLFKRNPFGHILWVKKWLIRLLGVFTHRRFRGFNDLQIEGSEIIKNLPDTNVLFISNHQTYFADVIAMFHVFNASLSGRLDNIKNVGYLWNPKMNMYYVAAKETMKSGLLPKIFAYTGSISIERTWRSQGKDVNRQVKMSDITMIKTALDDGWVVTFPQGTTTPFKPIRKGTAHIIKKYKPVVVPIVIDGFRRSFDKKGLRIKKKNIFQSFEIKEPLDIDYDNESIDSIVEKIEYAIEQHPSFLKVIPQDVLEENERLNKELRDM; this comes from the coding sequence ATGGGATTATTTAAAAGAAATCCTTTCGGACATATACTTTGGGTAAAAAAATGGCTTATAAGACTTTTAGGTGTTTTTACACATAGACGTTTTAGAGGTTTTAATGATTTACAAATTGAAGGTTCTGAAATTATTAAGAATCTTCCAGATACCAACGTATTGTTTATTTCTAATCATCAGACGTATTTTGCTGATGTTATCGCTATGTTTCACGTGTTTAACGCAAGTTTAAGTGGACGCTTAGATAATATTAAAAACGTAGGTTATTTGTGGAACCCTAAGATGAACATGTATTATGTTGCAGCGAAGGAAACCATGAAATCTGGTTTACTTCCAAAGATATTTGCTTACACAGGTTCTATTAGTATTGAGCGTACTTGGAGATCACAAGGTAAAGACGTGAATCGTCAGGTTAAGATGAGCGATATTACCATGATAAAAACGGCTTTAGATGATGGTTGGGTTGTGACATTTCCACAAGGCACAACTACACCTTTTAAACCAATTAGAAAAGGTACAGCTCATATTATAAAAAAATATAAACCTGTTGTTGTACCTATTGTTATTGATGGGTTTAGACGCTCGTTTGATAAAAAAGGCCTTCGTATTAAAAAGAAAAATATATTTCAGTCCTTTGAAATTAAAGAGCCTTTGGATATCGATTATGATAATGAATCGATTGATAGCATTGTGGAAAAAATAGAATATGCTATTGAACAGCATCCGTCATTCCTAAAAGTAATTCCTCAAGACGTATTAGAAGAAAATGAACGCTTGAATAAGGAATTACGTGATATGTAG
- a CDS encoding NUDIX hydrolase, translating into MLFNTFLESVVKIKHLELSGEDSHAKMSPPYRLELAEKMKKKSETARKAGVMALFYPKTNDETYLVLILRKTYKGVHSAQVGFPGGKYEDDDANDLMETAIRETEEEVGVSRQHFEVLKEMSPIYIPPSNFMVHPYLGISKEYLIFLKQDEEVEAIIEVSLKDFLSDSSVLTARVPTSFSVEVDVPAFKFNGHIVWGATAMMLGEIKDLLKQVL; encoded by the coding sequence ATGCTATTTAATACGTTTTTAGAATCTGTAGTAAAAATAAAACATCTGGAGCTTTCTGGCGAAGACTCGCATGCAAAAATGTCTCCGCCTTATCGTTTAGAGTTGGCAGAAAAAATGAAGAAGAAGTCTGAAACCGCCAGAAAAGCGGGAGTTATGGCATTGTTTTATCCAAAAACTAATGACGAAACCTATTTGGTACTTATTCTACGTAAAACGTATAAAGGAGTGCACTCTGCACAAGTGGGCTTTCCAGGTGGGAAATATGAAGATGATGATGCTAATGACCTCATGGAAACAGCTATAAGAGAAACGGAAGAGGAAGTAGGAGTATCTAGACAACATTTTGAAGTCTTAAAAGAAATGTCTCCTATTTATATACCTCCAAGTAATTTTATGGTGCATCCTTACCTTGGAATTTCAAAAGAGTATTTAATTTTTTTAAAACAAGATGAAGAGGTTGAAGCGATTATTGAAGTAAGCCTTAAAGATTTTTTAAGTGATAGTAGTGTGTTAACCGCAAGAGTACCAACCTCTTTTAGTGTGGAGGTAGATGTACCAGCGTTTAAATTTAATGGTCATATTGTTTGGGGAGCAACAGCAATGATGCTTGGAGAAATAAAAGACTTGTTAAAACAAGTTTTATAA
- a CDS encoding peptidylprolyl isomerase, translated as MRFLLLFPMAFGIGLLFLSCEDKQTSKKTNTTVIKDSTVSKPKAEPKKKATADYPILTDTNAMDFFLKYEKENPEHKVRITTDFGIIEIELYDKTKFHRANFVYLTKRNYFDGTQFYRVVKDFVIQGGSSDDYNLAKRRQKIGKYLLPPDTKRGYTHKRGAVSMPSSEMDNAYKLASPFQFFIIQRHGGADYLDDDYTVFGEVTSGMDVVDKINAVKTDEGDWPLQNVYIRKVELIE; from the coding sequence ATGAGATTTCTTTTACTGTTTCCGATGGCTTTTGGAATTGGATTATTATTTCTGAGTTGTGAAGATAAACAAACTTCAAAAAAAACTAATACTACAGTTATAAAAGATTCTACTGTTTCTAAACCGAAAGCTGAACCGAAAAAGAAAGCCACTGCTGACTATCCTATACTTACGGATACTAATGCTATGGACTTCTTTTTAAAGTACGAAAAAGAGAATCCAGAACATAAAGTCCGTATTACAACCGACTTCGGCATTATAGAAATAGAACTGTACGACAAAACAAAATTCCATAGAGCAAACTTTGTTTACCTTACCAAACGCAACTATTTTGATGGCACACAATTTTACAGAGTGGTTAAAGACTTTGTGATTCAAGGCGGCAGTAGTGACGATTATAATTTAGCTAAAAGACGACAAAAAATAGGGAAATACTTACTACCACCTGATACAAAAAGAGGCTACACCCATAAACGCGGAGCAGTTTCTATGCCAAGCAGTGAAATGGATAACGCCTATAAATTAGCATCGCCTTTTCAGTTTTTTATCATTCAGCGCCATGGAGGTGCGGATTATTTAGATGATGATTATACTGTTTTTGGAGAAGTGACCTCTGGTATGGACGTTGTAGATAAAATTAATGCCGTTAAAACAGATGAAGGTGATTGGCCTTTACAGAACGTTTATATTAGAAAGGTTGAATTGATTGAGTAA